One Calditrichia bacterium DNA window includes the following coding sequences:
- a CDS encoding rhomboid family intramembrane serine protease, producing MGGMTLRELFVMAPVSGVIMVITIAISWYALAKNQSLMYDWVLHPYAVVRQNKYYQLITHGLIHGSWIHLFINMYVFYNFAFYLEGWMLGSVNFAIVYFGSMLISAGVSVWRRQNYEEFRSLGASGAISGLLFSFILFNPTVELLLFFILPMPAWLAAIVFVAGSYYLAKNNMLPGIDHEAHLWGAIAGAAITIVLQPNVLQIFITKLLG from the coding sequence ATGGGCGGAATGACCCTGCGGGAATTGTTTGTGATGGCGCCGGTTTCGGGCGTGATTATGGTAATCACCATCGCGATCAGCTGGTATGCGCTGGCCAAAAACCAGAGTTTGATGTATGATTGGGTGCTGCATCCCTACGCCGTTGTGCGGCAAAACAAATATTACCAATTGATAACCCACGGGCTCATCCACGGTAGTTGGATTCACCTGTTTATCAACATGTATGTGTTTTATAATTTTGCGTTTTATCTGGAAGGCTGGATGTTGGGTTCGGTAAATTTCGCAATTGTGTATTTTGGGTCGATGCTGATCAGTGCGGGCGTTTCTGTTTGGCGACGCCAGAACTATGAGGAATTCCGCAGCCTCGGCGCATCCGGCGCGATTTCCGGGCTGCTGTTCAGCTTCATTTTATTCAATCCGACTGTCGAATTGCTGCTGTTTTTTATTCTGCCGATGCCCGCATGGCTGGCGGCGATTGTGTTTGTTGCCGGCAGCTACTATCTCGCAAAAAATAATATGCTGCCGGGTATCGATCACGAAGCGCACCTTTGGGGCGCAATCGCCGGTGCGGCGATCACTATTGTTTTGCAGCCAAATGTGTTGCAAATTTTTATCACAAAATTGCTCGGTTAG